A single region of the Longimicrobium sp. genome encodes:
- a CDS encoding BON domain-containing protein gives MARYDDGFGGGYRGGDVMPGGANFDRGQAAREAYTPGGFGPEWQRRARTGYDGDFRPRPGMGGGGRGADPGGVGAPWGEEAMNGPARYGLGPYHRRLEQRRRPDDELRTDVEEALFYDTWVDAEAITVEVRDGVVTLRGELPDHDEVRYATDDAWDVDGVRGVRSELRVNSARRKPLDGVNRSGSGNGGRGREGRQERASQSRGEGELGNG, from the coding sequence ATGGCCCGCTACGACGATGGGTTTGGCGGTGGCTACCGCGGCGGCGACGTGATGCCCGGCGGCGCCAACTTCGACCGCGGCCAGGCGGCGCGCGAGGCGTACACTCCGGGCGGCTTTGGGCCGGAGTGGCAGCGCCGCGCGCGCACCGGCTACGACGGCGACTTCCGCCCGCGGCCGGGGATGGGCGGCGGCGGGCGCGGCGCCGACCCCGGCGGCGTGGGCGCGCCCTGGGGCGAGGAGGCGATGAACGGCCCGGCGCGCTACGGCCTGGGCCCGTACCACCGCCGCCTGGAGCAGCGCCGCCGCCCCGACGACGAGCTTCGCACCGACGTGGAGGAAGCGCTCTTCTACGACACCTGGGTAGACGCCGAGGCCATCACGGTGGAGGTGCGCGACGGCGTGGTGACGCTCCGCGGCGAGCTTCCCGACCACGACGAGGTGCGCTACGCCACCGACGACGCGTGGGACGTGGACGGCGTGCGCGGCGTCCGCAGCGAGCTGCGGGTGAACTCCGCCCGCCGCAAGCCGCTCGACGGCGTGAACCGCAGCGGCAGCGGAAACGGCGGCCGCGGACGCGAAGGCCGGCAGGAGCGCGCCAGCCAGAGCCGCGGCGAGGGCGAGCTCGGCAACGGCTGA
- a CDS encoding glycerophosphodiester phosphodiesterase, with amino-acid sequence MPIPLLRRGGSRPGHRYLAGAPLLIAHRGGSALAPENTLAAFRRALDWWRADLLEIDVQPTRDGDAVVIHDPTVDRTTDGTGHVSSHTVAELKQLDAGFRFTPDGGKTFPWRGRDVRLSTLREVLEALPHARVNVEIKDARAQQAVWDTVHELHAVHRVLIAAGDRNNRARFRDYAGPQSAGAQEMYAFYGLHLARATRLWTPTVDAFQMPEERGGRQVLTPRMLADLQQRNVAVHVWTIDEPRDMRRLLEWGVDGVITDRPDRLARLLHEMRGRPLPPGPPPGEMEPWLERLLRAG; translated from the coding sequence GTGCCGATCCCCCTTCTCCGCCGCGGCGGGTCGCGCCCCGGGCACCGCTACCTGGCCGGCGCGCCGCTCCTGATCGCGCACCGCGGCGGCTCCGCCCTGGCGCCCGAGAACACGCTGGCCGCCTTCCGCCGCGCCCTCGACTGGTGGCGCGCGGATCTGCTGGAGATCGACGTGCAGCCCACCCGCGACGGCGACGCGGTGGTCATCCACGACCCCACCGTCGACCGCACCACCGACGGCACCGGCCACGTCTCATCCCACACCGTGGCCGAGCTGAAGCAGCTGGACGCGGGCTTCCGCTTCACCCCCGACGGCGGGAAAACGTTCCCTTGGCGCGGCAGGGACGTCCGCCTCTCCACCCTCCGCGAAGTCCTCGAAGCGCTCCCGCACGCGCGCGTGAACGTGGAGATCAAGGACGCGCGCGCGCAGCAGGCCGTGTGGGACACCGTCCACGAGCTGCACGCCGTCCACCGCGTCCTGATCGCCGCGGGCGACCGGAACAACCGCGCGCGCTTCCGCGACTACGCGGGGCCGCAGAGCGCGGGGGCGCAGGAGATGTACGCCTTCTACGGCCTGCACCTCGCCCGCGCCACGCGGCTCTGGACGCCCACGGTCGACGCCTTCCAGATGCCCGAGGAGCGCGGCGGGCGGCAGGTGCTGACGCCGCGGATGCTGGCCGACCTCCAGCAGCGCAACGTGGCGGTGCACGTGTGGACGATCGACGAGCCGCGCGACATGCGGCGGCTGCTGGAGTGGGGGGTGGACGGCGTCATCACCGACCGCCCCGACCGCCTCGCCCGGCTGCTGCACGAGATGCGCGGCCGCCCGCTCCCCCCCGGCCCGCCGCCGGGCGAGATGGAGCCGTGGCTGGAACGCTTGTTGCGCGCCGGTTGA